The following is a genomic window from Desulfofarcimen acetoxidans DSM 771.
GCGTACCTGTTTACCTGGGTACGCTGATTCTTGAAACTGCTGAGGTGATAATGTTGGTTATATTAAAAGATAAGGGGCGTTCAACTAGCTGTTGTGAACTTAGAATAGACATTGATAGTATCAAAGTAATTGGTGAAAATACTGAATTTGTTGACCTGACAATTTCATTTTATAATGGAAATTGTTTTTCCGATATAAAAGCCAGTATAGATTTAAATATTGATGACTTGACAACAGTATTGAAAAAATTAACTATGCTAGCAACGGATTCTGTTCAATATATTGATCCTTATGATCCAGGCTTTTTTATATATTCAATTCCCGAGACAGATCCAATAAATGATGAGTTAGTTTTTAGAATATTTGTATCAATTGACGCAGGGTTAATTAATGGTACTGGAGCAACATTTAGTGGGCCATCCCTGGCATTAACAGTTAAGCAATTGGATATTAATGTATTTGTAAATGAAATAAGAAAACAACTAATTGAATTTCCAAGAACACTATATAGAGCAGATATTTAATCTATTACTATATAGAAACGATTAATAAAGTAATGGTAATTTTTACTCCTATCCTGTAAAATAGAATCAAGTGTGGGGAGGGGTATTATTACCATGAGGAAATTGCATTTAAACAATCCACAAAATTTAACCATTGAGGATTTGAATAAGATAAAAAGAGAAACACCATATAAACTAAGATGCAGAGTTCAAGCTGTTATTCTTGTCATGAAAGGGAGACAAGCAAAGCAGATTGCTGAATATCTTGATATAAGTGAACAAACCATAAGGAAATACGTTGCTTACTTTAATGAAGGTGGAGTTGAAAAACTGCTTCATGTATCAAAAAAACCGGGAAGACCGCCAAGGCTAACCAATGAACAAAAAGAAGAGGTCAAAGAGGTACTGAAACAATCACCATCAGAGGTTGGTTTTAGTACCCATACTACTTGGAATTGTAAGACCCTCGCTGCTTACATTCATGATACATACGGCGTTAAATATACATCAGATGGTGTTTGGCGCATGCTTCTTAAGATGGATTTTCGTTATAATCGTCCCACTTATGTATTAGCCAAAGCTGATCCGGAAAAACAAAAAGCTTTTCAAGATGAGCTGGAAGAGTTAAAAAAATCTCACTGAATGTGAAATACTCCTATATGTGGATGCATCTCACATTAGGGACTATCAAGGTTTACAACGAGCATGGTTCCCAAAAGGTGAGCAAAAAAAGATTAAGACCATGCAAAAGTTACATTATACGGTGCTTTAAACTACTATACGGGTAAAGTTTTTTGTGTAAATTATGACAAAATCGATGCAGAAAAATTCAAAGACTTTCTTAAAAAATTGGTATCACATTTTTTAAAAGATGACATTTCTAAAATTTACATTGTTCTTGATAATGCAAGAGTTCATCATGCAAAACTACTTAAAGACTTTTTAGACGAGCATAAGGATCATCTGTTTTTTAAATTTCTTCCACCTTACTCACCCAATCTGAATTGCATAGAAGAGTTATGGAAATGGTTAAAAAATACAGCTATTTATAATCGCTTTCATAAAAATGCTTCAGAAATTCAAAAATCTGTTGACTCGTTTTTAGAGGAAATCAAATGCTGTTCGGAAGATGTGAAAAAGAGACTTTGCGTTTAATTTATAACGATATTTATTATTTCGGTTCTATATAGATAAAGCAGCTAAAGTTTTAGAAATATTTTTTGTAATGTAAGTTTTTAAGATTCCATTGGTATTTTGAAAATACTTTTTAAATATTGGAGTAGAACAACTTGAAATATTTACTTTTAATCCTTGTTATTATTTCGCCCATATGGGTAACCGGTTTTGCAATAGCAAACGAAAGAACATCATATTATTCAGACGAAAAAGAAATCCTTGTCAAATATAAAGATGAAGTTATTGAAACTTGGGGAGAACGCCTGTTGGAACCGAAAAACGGTTCATTCTTTAGTCAAGATAACAAACCTGTTGCTGAAGATTTTCTCCCCGAAATAGGAGTGGTCAAATATACGATTCCTACTTCTTTAAGTATGGAGGCAGCAATAAAGGCTTTCAAGAATGACGAACGGGTTCAGCTTGTTGCTACGAATGACACCCGATTATTAGATCCATATATGGTTAAATCATATTACGAAAGCTGTAATGAATCAGTATATGATGGGGTTTACCAAAACCCATCATATAAAGAGCAATGGGCTTTACAGCAGTTTGACATACCAAAAATCAGGGAAGAAATTGACGATGATAAAATTAAACAAGTTACCGTCGCCATCTTGGATACCGGAGTCGACCTTCAACATGAAGATCTAAAAGATGCTTTAGTGAATGGCTATAACTTTGTAAGCAACAATGAAGATCCCACCGATGATGTTGGACACGGAACACACGTTGCTGGAATTGTAGGAGCAATAAACAATGATAAAGGGATTATAGGGGTGGCCTCTGGTGTGAAAATAATGCCGGTAAAGGTTTTAAACAGCCAGAGTACAGGGGATGTAATGACAGAAATCAAAGGTATAGTTTGGGCTGTAGATAACGGAGCCAACGTAATTAATCTCAGCCTAGGCGGAGAACGGTTTAAATGTGGAGTAGACGCATTCAACCCCGTTGAATATGCTGCCGTCCAGTATGCAATCAGTAAAGGGGTTGTTGTCGTCGCCGCTGCAGGTAACTATTCAGAGATAGTATCTTATCCGGCAGCATATCCAGATGTAATTGCTGTAACATCAGTTGATCAATTAGGTGATATTTCAATATTTTCTAATTTGGGGACGGAAGTTAGTATAGCCGCTCCTGGTGAGGATATTTACAGTACCATGCCCGAAAATACATATCAATATGCAACCGGAACATCAGTTGCTGCCC
Proteins encoded in this region:
- a CDS encoding IS630 family transposase, translated to MRKLHLNNPQNLTIEDLNKIKRETPYKLRCRVQAVILVMKGRQAKQIAEYLDISEQTIRKYVAYFNEGGVEKLLHVSKKPGRPPRLTNEQKEEVKEVLKQSPSEVGFSTHTTWNCKTLAAYIHDTYGVKYTSDGVWRMLLKMDFRYNRPTYVLAKADPEKQKAFQDELEELKKSH